The genome window TCAGACGATGAAGATCATGCACACGTTACAACAAGGAATAAGAGGAAACCGGTATCTCCTATCTTCACTGCTATATAGGGCCCCCTTGACCGCTTCCAGGGGCGCCTGTGTCGGTCGAATTTCCCTGTCTTGCGGCCCCCCCGGTCTGCACTTGCTCTTTGGCATTCACTTTTGATAGGATTCGGCGATAATGGGCCCCCTCGAATTCATATACTATCTCGGCTATTCCTTCGAGAGAAGCCGCAGCCTGAAGCGTCAGAGGAGACTCCCCTGTCCGGTGATCAGCGTGGGGAACATAACCGTAGGCGGAACAGGAAAGACGCCTGCTGTGATAGCAATAGCAGAAAAGGCAAAAGAACGGGGCTATCATCCCTGTATCCTTACGAGGGGGTACGGAGGCAAGGCGAAGGGGCCATGTTTCGTCAGTAAGGGCAGTGGGTCACTGCTCAGTGTCGGCGAAGCCGGGGACGAACCTTTTCTCATGGCTGAGAGATTGAAAGGAGTCCCTGTTGTAAAGGGTGGAGACCGATACGAGGCCGGCCTGTTCGCACTGGAGGAACTGGGTTTTCAACCCTCTTCCTCCATTCATCATCCTTTGCTTTGTATCCTTGATGATGGCTTCCAGCACTGGAGGCTGCATAGGGACAGGGATATCCTCCTCATCGACGGTACCGATCCCTTTGGCAACAGGAGACTTCTTCCTATGGGGAGACTGAGAGAACCATTGACAGAGATGAAAAGGGCCGATGTAATCGTTATAACAAAGAAAGTCCTCGGCGAAAAAGGAATCGTTAGGTCTTCAGGATTCTCTTCCTTCGATAGCCTCATCGATGAGATCAGGGACAACAGCCCTGATGCGCCGCTCTTTGTTGCTGAGCACCTTCCAACGGGCCTTACAACCGCCTCAGGAAAAGACCTTCCAATAACGGCCATCTCAGGGAAGACGATATATGGCTTCGCAGGAATCGGAAATACCGACTCTTTCAGAGAGACCCTTCTCAGCATCGGAACCAGAGTTTCCGGCTTTAAGCCTTTCAGGGACCACGTCGCATACAGCCAGGGGGATATAGAGAGGATATCTCTTGCTTCAAAGGCGTGCAGGGCCGATTGGATTGTGACAACAGAAAAGGATATAATGAAAATCAGGGGGTACTCCGTCCCTGAGAATCTCGTAGTATTACGGATAGATTTCAGTGTTGACACCGCCTTTTACGACGCACTATTCAAGGAGGCTTAAATGGTCAAATACATAAACGTCAAGAGCAGGATGAGGAACGAATTCATAGATGTAACCGACAAGATACAGGAGGTCATTCACGAAGAGGGGATCACGAGTGGCGTCTGCTACATCTATGTCCCCCATACGACTGCAGGCGTGACGATCAACGAAGGCGCCGATGCCTCGGTCCAGCATGACATACAGACCTTCCTTAACAGGCTTGTTCCCGCCGATGGCGATTACCATCACCGGGAAGGAAATGCAGACGCCCATATCAAATCGACTCTCATAGGCGTCTCAAAGGCCGTCTTTATTGACGAAGGGAAGCTCGTTCTCGGCACATGGCAGGCTGTCTACTTCTGCGAATTTGACGGCCCGAGGCACCGGAGGCTGGCGATCAAACTCACCCGAACCGTAAAGACCGCGATCTAAACGACCTTAAGGGCTATTGGACTTCATCCGCTCTCCCTCCAATTATTATCTCCCCGTCATCCCTGAGTATCCCCAGATTTACGGTATCGCCGACCTAACGCCGGCTCCCGATGGCCATGAGGACAGAGGCTAAAGTTTTCCTTCTTACATTACGATAAGAGTAGCAGATAACTTCTCATTTCCATGAAATTTCCATAAAGGAATACCCTGAATGATGAGAGATGGGGCGGCATAGACAAGAGAAGATGCTAGCATGCCGGATGGAGCCAGAAAACTTCATTGAGGAGGACGGCACGGATCCGCGTTTTTGTCTTCCCCCATGCAAATCCGGAGGTGTGCAATGAGAGGCGCCGGCAAAGGCGAGATACTGATCGTTGACGACGAGCCGAATGCCGTCAAGGTCCTATCCTCGATACTCTCGGAAGACGGTTATGAGGTGCGCGAGTCGAACGACGTTGACAGTGCGACACGGATAATCCATAAAATGAATATCGATGCCATCATTACCGACCTGAAAATGCCAGGAAAGGACGGGTTGGAGCTGTTCGGCTATATTTCAAAGAATCATCCCGACATACCTGTGATCTTTCTCACCGCCTATGGAACCGTAGAATCTGCGGTCTCGGCGATGACCTGTGGCGCCTACTACTATTTTATTAAGCCACCTGACTATACGAAGCTCAAGGGCATCCTGGCCCGGGCCGTCGAGAAGCGGCGGCTCGGAAGGGAACTCGCATCGATCAAGAGGAGGCTGGCGAATGATGGCGACCGCTCCGGCATTATCGGCACTTCAGAGGAAATGCGGGGCATCCTTGATACCATTCAGGCCGTCAGGGATTCGGCGAGCAGCGTCCTTATCTGCGGCGAGACCGGCACGGGGAAGGAGCTCGTAGCACGGGAACTCCATTATGGAAGCTCAAGAAAAGACAGGCCCTTTATCGCCTTCAACTGTGCTGCCATCCCGAGGGAGCTCGTGGAGAGTGAACTCTTCGGCTATGAAAGAGGGGCCTTCACCGGTGCTGTCACGAGGAGGATCGGACGCTTCGAAGAAGTGGCGGGAGGAACGTTGCTCCTCGATGAGATCGGTGAACTTGAACTTTCGATGCAGGCGAAACTCCTCAGAGTGCTCCAGGAAAAGGAGATCGGCCGGCTCGGGAGCAACAGGGACATCAAAGTAGATTTCAGGCTGGTCTCTTCCACGAATCGTGACTTGAAGAAAGAGGTCCGGAACGGGACATTTAGAGAAGACCTTTTTTAC of Thermodesulfovibrionales bacterium contains these proteins:
- the lpxK gene encoding tetraacyldisaccharide 4'-kinase, encoding MGPLEFIYYLGYSFERSRSLKRQRRLPCPVISVGNITVGGTGKTPAVIAIAEKAKERGYHPCILTRGYGGKAKGPCFVSKGSGSLLSVGEAGDEPFLMAERLKGVPVVKGGDRYEAGLFALEELGFQPSSSIHHPLLCILDDGFQHWRLHRDRDILLIDGTDPFGNRRLLPMGRLREPLTEMKRADVIVITKKVLGEKGIVRSSGFSSFDSLIDEIRDNSPDAPLFVAEHLPTGLTTASGKDLPITAISGKTIYGFAGIGNTDSFRETLLSIGTRVSGFKPFRDHVAYSQGDIERISLASKACRADWIVTTEKDIMKIRGYSVPENLVVLRIDFSVDTAFYDALFKEA
- a CDS encoding secondary thiamine-phosphate synthase enzyme YjbQ; protein product: MVKYINVKSRMRNEFIDVTDKIQEVIHEEGITSGVCYIYVPHTTAGVTINEGADASVQHDIQTFLNRLVPADGDYHHREGNADAHIKSTLIGVSKAVFIDEGKLVLGTWQAVYFCEFDGPRHRRLAIKLTRTVKTAI
- a CDS encoding sigma-54 dependent transcriptional regulator, which produces MRGAGKGEILIVDDEPNAVKVLSSILSEDGYEVRESNDVDSATRIIHKMNIDAIITDLKMPGKDGLELFGYISKNHPDIPVIFLTAYGTVESAVSAMTCGAYYYFIKPPDYTKLKGILARAVEKRRLGRELASIKRRLANDGDRSGIIGTSEEMRGILDTIQAVRDSASSVLICGETGTGKELVARELHYGSSRKDRPFIAFNCAAIPRELVESELFGYERGAFTGAVTRRIGRFEEVAGGTLLLDEIGELELSMQAKLLRVLQEKEIGRLGSNRDIKVDFRLVSSTNRDLKKEVRNGTFREDLFYRINVVQIDIPPLRQRQEDIPLLVREFIKEFCVREKKTLTASEEVMTAFKNYPWPGNIRQLRNVIERAVVLAKTASVTLNDLPDGFCLTGALLREGTDTRQTLKELESQAVEEALLRCNGNKSQAAKKLGISRKALYKKLSSRKHLLKEDQDS